A window of the Bradyrhizobium ottawaense genome harbors these coding sequences:
- a CDS encoding SPW repeat protein, with protein MENWTNAKLCDVANLVLGAILVASPWLFGFAAGRVSENATISGLVIAILAIAALAAFAVWEEWLNLVVGLWTLVSPWVLGFQGTTAMTVHVLIGAAVALLAAIEIWMITQNPPRLTTGR; from the coding sequence ATGGAAAATTGGACGAATGCAAAATTGTGCGACGTCGCCAACCTTGTCCTCGGCGCGATTCTGGTCGCTTCGCCGTGGCTATTCGGCTTCGCCGCCGGAAGAGTCTCCGAGAACGCCACCATTTCCGGCCTGGTCATTGCGATTCTTGCGATCGCAGCGCTGGCTGCGTTCGCGGTCTGGGAAGAGTGGCTGAACCTGGTCGTCGGATTGTGGACGCTGGTATCGCCTTGGGTATTGGGCTTCCAGGGAACCACAGCCATGACGGTTCATGTGCTGATCGGCGCCGCCGTGGCGCTGCTTGCGGCGATCGAAATCTGGATGATCACCCAGAACCCGCCGCGGCTTACCACTGGCCGATGA
- a CDS encoding phytanoyl-CoA dioxygenase family protein yields MKLTQQQIDTFNREGWLFLPELFSPEEVAYLAREAEGIYDTSRPEVWREKSGAPRTAFAAHLYNEAFGALGAHPRMIDPVEQVFGEKVYMHQYKINAKSAFTGDVWQWHQDYGTWKRDDGMPLPRAMNIAIFLDEVMPINGPLMLVPRSQHAGDLPAAHDLATTSYPLWTLDEATVTRLVKEGGIVAPTGKAGGMLMFHGNLVHGSAGNITPYPRKIVYLTLNAVSNYIRTPTRPEYIAHRDFTPIQTVDDDALLRLARAHRQAAE; encoded by the coding sequence ATGAAATTGACCCAGCAGCAGATCGACACGTTCAACCGCGAAGGCTGGCTGTTCCTGCCCGAGCTGTTCAGCCCCGAGGAAGTCGCCTATCTCGCCCGCGAGGCCGAGGGCATCTACGACACCAGCCGCCCGGAGGTATGGCGCGAGAAGAGCGGCGCGCCGCGCACCGCCTTTGCCGCCCATCTCTACAACGAGGCGTTCGGCGCGCTCGGCGCCCATCCGCGCATGATCGATCCGGTCGAACAGGTGTTCGGCGAGAAGGTCTACATGCATCAGTACAAGATCAACGCCAAATCCGCCTTCACCGGCGACGTCTGGCAATGGCACCAGGATTACGGCACCTGGAAGCGCGACGACGGCATGCCGTTGCCGCGCGCGATGAACATCGCGATCTTCCTCGACGAGGTGATGCCGATCAACGGCCCGTTGATGCTGGTGCCGAGGAGCCAGCACGCCGGCGATTTGCCGGCCGCGCATGATCTTGCGACAACGTCCTATCCGCTGTGGACGCTCGACGAGGCCACCGTGACGAGGCTGGTGAAGGAAGGCGGCATCGTCGCCCCGACCGGCAAGGCCGGCGGCATGCTGATGTTCCACGGCAACCTGGTGCACGGCTCGGCCGGCAACATCACGCCCTATCCGCGCAAGATCGTCTATCTCACGCTGAACGCGGTCTCGAACTACATCCGCACCCCGACGCGGCCGGAATACATCGCCCACCGCGATTTCACGCCGATCCAGACCGTGGATGACGACGCGCTGTTGCGGCTCGCGCGGGCACATCGGCAGGCGGCGGAGTAA
- a CDS encoding GntR family transcriptional regulator yields MIPLDPLPNLIDQVYARILEAITDRSLPPGHRIRQNELAERLGVSRQPVSHALHLLHRQGLVAESGRRGFEVTRLDPSRIRQLYEVRGAIDALAARLAAGRTRTDATGRAQLEAALQAGRAIGSNTPLAQLIALDVDFHSAIYRLAGNPAIEEMIAPQWPHMRRSMATVLAELDYRDSAWTEHETIAAQILAGNAKAAEAAALAHAQTAGRMTEERLKATDRAA; encoded by the coding sequence ATGATCCCGCTAGACCCGCTCCCGAACCTGATCGACCAGGTCTACGCCCGGATCCTCGAGGCGATCACCGATCGCTCGCTGCCGCCGGGGCATCGCATCCGGCAGAACGAACTCGCCGAACGGCTCGGCGTCTCTCGCCAGCCGGTCTCCCACGCGCTGCATTTGCTGCACCGGCAGGGCCTCGTCGCCGAAAGCGGCCGCCGCGGCTTTGAGGTGACGCGGCTGGACCCCTCGCGCATCCGCCAGCTCTACGAAGTGCGCGGCGCCATCGATGCCCTCGCCGCGCGGCTTGCGGCCGGAAGGACCAGGACGGATGCAACCGGGCGCGCGCAGCTCGAGGCGGCGCTGCAGGCCGGGCGGGCGATCGGCAGCAACACCCCGCTGGCGCAACTGATCGCGCTCGATGTCGACTTTCACAGCGCCATCTATCGTCTCGCCGGCAATCCCGCGATCGAGGAAATGATCGCGCCGCAATGGCCGCATATGCGCCGCTCGATGGCAACCGTGCTGGCCGAACTCGATTACCGCGACAGCGCCTGGACCGAACACGAAACCATCGCAGCGCAGATTCTGGCCGGCAACGCCAAGGCCGCGGAGGCCGCCGCACTGGCGCATGCGCAGACGGCAGGACGAATGACCGAGGAAAGACTGAAGGCGACCGATAGAGCCGCGTAG
- a CDS encoding TRAP transporter substrate-binding protein has protein sequence MKRRDFLKVGGVGLAASAVAAPAIAQSNPEIKWRLTASWPKALDTLYGGCEYFVKRVAEITDNKFQIQSFAAGEIVPGLQVLDAVSNGTVEMGNTALYYYWGKNPAFTFGTSLPFGLNTRAHISWLLFGGGQDLLNDLLKESNTMCIPTGSTGAQMGGWFRKEIKSMEDFKGLKFRVGGFAGTIIAKVGGVPQQIAGGDIYPALEKGTIDAAEWVGPYDDEKLGFVKVAKYYYYPGWWEGTGQGHNVFNLDKWNALPRHYQAAIESASRDTFTWVTGKYDYVNPPALKRLLVAGAILKPFPQEVLEACYSAANDIYADLSKTNPHFNKMYASLSAFRNESLAWMQVAELSYDSFMMRMRTRT, from the coding sequence ATGAAACGTCGTGATTTCTTGAAGGTCGGCGGTGTCGGTCTCGCTGCAAGCGCGGTAGCCGCACCCGCAATCGCCCAATCCAATCCTGAAATAAAGTGGCGGTTGACGGCGAGTTGGCCGAAGGCACTCGATACGCTCTACGGCGGCTGTGAATATTTCGTCAAACGCGTGGCCGAGATCACCGACAACAAATTCCAGATTCAATCGTTCGCCGCCGGCGAAATCGTGCCGGGCCTGCAGGTGCTCGACGCCGTTTCCAATGGCACCGTCGAAATGGGCAACACCGCGCTTTATTACTACTGGGGCAAGAACCCGGCATTCACTTTCGGCACCTCGTTGCCGTTCGGACTGAACACGCGGGCTCACATTTCCTGGCTGCTGTTCGGCGGCGGTCAGGATCTGCTCAACGACCTCCTGAAGGAATCCAACACGATGTGCATTCCGACCGGCTCGACCGGCGCCCAGATGGGCGGCTGGTTCCGGAAGGAGATCAAGTCCATGGAGGACTTCAAGGGCCTCAAATTCCGCGTCGGCGGCTTTGCCGGCACCATCATCGCCAAGGTCGGCGGCGTGCCGCAGCAGATTGCGGGCGGCGATATCTATCCGGCGCTGGAAAAAGGCACCATCGACGCCGCCGAGTGGGTCGGTCCGTACGACGACGAGAAGCTCGGCTTCGTGAAGGTCGCGAAATACTACTACTATCCGGGCTGGTGGGAAGGCACCGGCCAGGGCCACAACGTCTTCAACCTGGACAAGTGGAACGCACTGCCGAGGCACTACCAGGCCGCGATCGAAAGTGCTTCGCGCGACACCTTCACGTGGGTCACCGGCAAATATGACTACGTCAATCCGCCGGCATTGAAGCGGCTGCTGGTGGCAGGCGCGATCCTGAAGCCATTCCCGCAGGAGGTGCTGGAGGCCTGCTACAGCGCCGCCAACGATATCTATGCGGACCTGTCGAAGACCAATCCCCACTTCAACAAGATGTATGCGAGCCTGTCCGCCTTCCGAAATGAATCGCTGGCATGGATGCAGGTCGCGGAATTGAGCTATGACAGTTTTATGATGCGGATGCGTACGCGCACCTGA
- a CDS encoding M20/M25/M40 family metallo-hydrolase — MKTSSQWLVSVALLGIAFASSPALAAPDEKLRAAAEQAKPALIETLHDMVMIESGSGDLEGLGKMADFTEARLKALGAKTERRKATRGAGADIVIGTFDGSGSKKLMLIAHMDTVYQKGILTTQPYRIDGNRIFGPGIADDKGGIAVILHALKILGDAGWRDYARLTVALNPDEEVGSIGSGELIAELADQHDVVLSCEPTVAAPAAKNDSLLLGASGTATGTMEVKGRASHAGAAPQLGRNAVIELAHQLLQTQDVAKSIPGTQLNWTTAQAGTVRNQIPDKASAGADIRLTIPDGVQKLQAALDEKVKNKLVPDTETTVKIEAGRPAFVASDRGRALAREGQAIYAELERTLDIAEMTGGATDAGFANRSGKAVVVESFGLAGFGYHARDEYIDTGSIMPRLYLMTRMLTELGKKK; from the coding sequence AGGCCAAGCCGGCGCTGATCGAGACCTTGCACGACATGGTGATGATCGAATCCGGCAGCGGCGATCTCGAAGGGCTCGGCAAGATGGCCGACTTCACCGAGGCGCGGCTGAAGGCGCTGGGCGCGAAGACAGAGCGGCGCAAGGCGACGCGGGGCGCCGGGGCCGATATCGTGATCGGTACCTTCGATGGCAGCGGCAGCAAGAAGCTGATGCTGATTGCCCACATGGATACGGTTTATCAGAAGGGCATCCTCACCACGCAGCCCTATCGCATCGACGGCAACCGGATCTTCGGGCCGGGGATCGCCGACGACAAGGGCGGCATCGCGGTAATCCTGCATGCGCTGAAAATCCTCGGCGATGCCGGCTGGCGCGACTATGCAAGGCTGACGGTCGCGCTCAATCCGGACGAGGAAGTCGGCTCGATCGGTTCCGGCGAGTTGATAGCCGAACTGGCCGACCAGCACGATGTGGTGCTGTCCTGCGAACCGACGGTGGCGGCGCCCGCCGCCAAAAATGACAGCCTGCTGCTCGGCGCCAGCGGCACCGCCACCGGCACCATGGAAGTGAAGGGACGCGCGTCGCATGCCGGCGCTGCGCCGCAGCTTGGCCGCAACGCGGTGATCGAACTGGCGCACCAATTGCTGCAGACCCAGGACGTCGCGAAATCGATTCCCGGCACGCAACTGAACTGGACCACCGCGCAGGCCGGCACCGTGCGCAACCAGATTCCCGACAAGGCCAGCGCCGGCGCGGATATCCGCCTCACCATTCCCGACGGCGTGCAGAAGCTGCAGGCCGCATTGGACGAGAAGGTGAAGAACAAGCTCGTTCCCGACACCGAAACCACCGTGAAGATCGAGGCGGGCCGGCCGGCCTTCGTCGCCAGCGACCGCGGCCGCGCACTCGCCCGCGAGGGGCAGGCGATCTACGCCGAACTCGAGCGCACCCTGGATATCGCCGAGATGACCGGCGGCGCCACCGATGCCGGCTTCGCCAACCGCAGCGGCAAGGCGGTCGTGGTCGAAAGCTTTGGCCTGGCCGGCTTCGGCTATCACGCCCGCGACGAATATATCGACACCGGCTCGATCATGCCGCGGCTCTATCTGATGACGCGCATGCTGACGGAACTGGGAAAGAAGAAGTAG
- a CDS encoding NAD(P)H-dependent oxidoreductase, protein MNLHHLLNARLAAGKPVRVALIGAGKFGSMFLAQVPHTPGLEVPLIIDLDRDRAREACRTVGWDQARIARTAFTDDGLRAIAGGAMDVVVEATGNPAVGIRHARAAIAAGKHVVMVNVEADVLAGPLLAEEARKAGVVYSLAYGDQPALTAEMVDWARATGFRVVAAGKGTKYLPAYHDVTPDGVWGHYGLTAGEAQSAGMNPQMFNSFLDGTKSAIEMAAIANATGLDVPTDGLLFPPCGVDDLPHVMRPRDKGGVLEKSGVVEVVSSLERDGRPVFRDLRWGVYVVLEAPNDYAADCFKQYGLKTDASGRYAAMYKPYHLIGLELNISILSAALRNEPTGQPHGFRGDVAAVAKRDLRAGEMLDGEGGYTVWGKLMPASASLAAGALPIGLAHRVKLTNNVAHGAVVRWSDVEVDANNDTIKTRKAMEATFSKT, encoded by the coding sequence ATGAACCTTCATCATCTCCTCAACGCCCGCCTCGCGGCCGGCAAGCCGGTTCGCGTTGCGCTGATCGGCGCCGGCAAATTCGGCTCGATGTTTCTGGCGCAGGTGCCGCACACGCCGGGGCTCGAAGTACCGCTGATCATCGATCTCGACCGCGATCGGGCGCGCGAGGCGTGCCGCACGGTCGGCTGGGATCAGGCGCGGATCGCGCGGACGGCCTTCACCGACGACGGCCTGCGTGCGATTGCGGGCGGCGCGATGGATGTCGTGGTCGAAGCCACCGGCAACCCCGCGGTCGGCATCCGGCATGCCCGCGCGGCGATTGCGGCGGGCAAGCATGTCGTGATGGTCAATGTCGAGGCCGACGTACTGGCAGGGCCGCTGCTCGCCGAGGAGGCGCGCAAGGCCGGCGTGGTCTATTCGCTGGCCTATGGCGACCAGCCGGCGCTGACCGCCGAGATGGTGGACTGGGCGCGCGCGACCGGCTTTCGCGTCGTCGCCGCCGGCAAGGGCACCAAATACCTGCCGGCCTATCATGACGTGACCCCGGACGGCGTCTGGGGCCATTACGGGTTGACGGCGGGCGAAGCGCAATCGGCCGGCATGAACCCGCAAATGTTCAATTCATTTCTGGACGGTACCAAATCCGCGATCGAAATGGCGGCGATCGCCAACGCCACCGGGCTCGACGTACCCACGGATGGCTTGCTGTTTCCGCCCTGCGGCGTCGACGACCTGCCGCATGTGATGCGGCCGCGCGACAAGGGCGGCGTGCTGGAGAAATCCGGCGTGGTGGAAGTGGTGTCGTCGCTGGAACGCGACGGGCGCCCGGTGTTTCGTGACCTGCGCTGGGGCGTCTATGTCGTGCTGGAAGCGCCGAACGACTATGCCGCCGATTGTTTCAAGCAGTACGGGCTCAAGACCGACGCCTCGGGCAGATATGCCGCGATGTACAAGCCCTATCATCTGATCGGGCTGGAGCTGAACATCTCGATCCTGTCGGCGGCGCTGCGCAACGAGCCGACCGGGCAACCGCACGGTTTTCGCGGCGACGTCGCCGCCGTGGCCAAGCGCGATCTGCGCGCGGGCGAAATGCTCGACGGCGAAGGCGGCTACACGGTGTGGGGCAAACTGATGCCGGCGTCCGCCAGCCTTGCGGCCGGCGCGCTGCCGATCGGGCTCGCCCATCGCGTCAAGTTGACGAACAACGTCGCCCACGGCGCGGTCGTGCGCTGGAGCGACGTCGAAGTCGATGCCAACAACGACACCATCAAGACGCGCAAGGCGATGGAAGCGACGTTTTCGAAGACCTAA
- a CDS encoding NAD-dependent epimerase/dehydratase family protein, whose amino-acid sequence MADKKVVVAGATGLVGNAALRHFGGAGGCDVVALARRRPRELYGARYVPIDLTDPSQCLQAAAEMKGATHLVYAALYEAPNLIDGWRDPNQIRTNDLMLRHLMAALEPVAPTLRHVALLQGTKAYGVHVRPLTVPAREGRSEMYEQPNFYWAQENFLRELQNGKAWHWSILRPVLIVGLAMGGAMDLIPPLGVYAAMLREQGRALDYPGGAARVSQAVDVDLLARAIAWSGEADAARNEAFNVTNGDVFTWENIWPAIADALDMKPGAAVPLSLAQEYPKWIAPWDELRRKHDLIAPGLEAFVGLSFQYADYSMRHGQTQSGPPSIVSTVKINQAGFTEMMDTEAMFRKWFRQAKASRLLP is encoded by the coding sequence ATGGCGGACAAGAAAGTAGTGGTCGCGGGTGCGACCGGACTGGTCGGAAATGCCGCGTTGCGGCACTTCGGCGGCGCGGGTGGGTGCGACGTTGTGGCGCTGGCGCGGCGCAGGCCGCGTGAGCTCTACGGCGCCCGCTACGTCCCGATCGACCTTACCGATCCCTCGCAGTGCCTGCAGGCCGCCGCTGAAATGAAGGGCGCAACCCATCTCGTCTATGCCGCGCTCTATGAAGCGCCGAACCTGATCGACGGCTGGCGCGATCCCAACCAGATCCGCACCAACGATCTGATGCTGCGCCACCTGATGGCTGCACTCGAGCCGGTCGCGCCGACGCTTCGCCACGTCGCACTGCTACAGGGCACCAAGGCCTATGGCGTCCACGTCCGTCCGCTTACGGTGCCGGCGCGCGAAGGCCGCTCCGAAATGTACGAGCAGCCGAATTTCTACTGGGCGCAGGAAAACTTCTTGCGCGAGCTGCAGAACGGCAAGGCCTGGCACTGGAGCATTTTGCGTCCGGTCCTGATCGTTGGCTTGGCCATGGGCGGTGCCATGGATCTGATCCCGCCGCTGGGTGTCTATGCGGCGATGCTGCGCGAACAGGGACGCGCGCTGGATTATCCCGGAGGTGCGGCGCGGGTGTCGCAGGCGGTCGACGTCGATCTGCTGGCGCGCGCCATCGCATGGTCGGGTGAGGCCGATGCCGCGCGCAACGAGGCCTTCAATGTCACCAATGGCGATGTCTTTACCTGGGAGAATATCTGGCCGGCGATTGCAGATGCGCTGGACATGAAGCCGGGCGCCGCTGTGCCGCTGTCGCTGGCGCAGGAATATCCGAAGTGGATCGCGCCGTGGGACGAACTGCGCCGCAAGCACGATCTGATCGCGCCGGGCCTGGAGGCCTTTGTCGGCCTGTCGTTTCAATATGCCGATTACAGCATGCGCCATGGCCAGACCCAATCGGGTCCGCCCTCGATTGTTTCGACCGTCAAGATCAATCAGGCCGGTTTCACCGAAATGATGGATACCGAAGCGATGTTCCGAAAATGGTTCAGGCAGGCCAAGGCCAGCCGCCTGTTGCCTTAG
- a CDS encoding M23 family metallopeptidase, translating to MSQKASRGSGYGRETGIIDLGHEPPLSVDGSEAAVIDRRRVSVQWFSGTILTGLCGAALIGGAVFASLDGEMTFAKVPERVEGALRGAFGANDRTVSLHKSDRLPPPGESSASRNVVRVSTVTRVGNRDVMRVRPFIRISGNLSMTTSDLSAKIPPFNAQRMLTDVGSAAPAASDDSNTADAAEPDAEVSFVTKDLATVLPKAKLAAVVALDEILLRVRDAANWRGAGAGVRYTALANATADASGGQPDLKLAYATEGNVSDPYAGFETRVVPENVTLLAKTKEQITGGNPSGERVHVVKKGDTVTSVLRDQGATPDEAKAIAATLGPRGRDGGLKEGQKLRILMAPASPGPGVRLQPFRVIVANDTTIEAVAALSDIGKYVAVDVQSMNTIAEPADSKDDDDDDDGTGVRLYQSIYETALRNKVPATVIEDMIRIYSYDVDFQRKVQPGDSFDVFYAGEDEGAAITEKTEVLFAALTVGGETKKYYRFQTPDDAVVDYYDETGKSAKKFLVRKPVNNAIMRSGFGGRRHPILGYVKMHTGVDWATSYGTPIFASGNGVLEKVGPEGGYGKYIRIKHNNGYETAYGHMSAFAKGMEPGKRVRQGQVIGFVGSTGQSTGPHVHYEILVNGRFVDPLRVKLPRGRSLEGPMMAGFEKERDRLDAQMSNRGNAARVSDATGTAGAPPVRQVSNR from the coding sequence TTGAGCCAGAAGGCGTCACGCGGGAGCGGCTATGGACGCGAGACCGGGATCATCGATCTCGGTCACGAGCCGCCACTTTCCGTCGATGGCTCCGAGGCCGCGGTAATCGATCGCCGCCGCGTCTCCGTACAATGGTTTAGCGGCACTATCCTGACTGGTCTGTGCGGCGCAGCTCTCATCGGCGGCGCCGTTTTTGCGTCGCTCGACGGCGAAATGACCTTTGCCAAGGTTCCGGAACGCGTCGAAGGCGCCTTGCGCGGCGCGTTCGGCGCCAACGACCGCACCGTCAGCCTGCACAAGAGCGACCGGCTGCCGCCGCCCGGCGAATCCAGCGCCTCGCGCAACGTGGTGCGGGTATCCACCGTCACCCGCGTCGGCAACCGCGACGTCATGCGGGTGCGGCCGTTCATCCGCATCTCCGGCAACCTGTCGATGACGACAAGCGACCTTTCCGCGAAAATCCCGCCGTTCAACGCCCAGCGCATGCTGACCGATGTCGGCAGCGCGGCGCCGGCCGCCTCCGACGATTCGAACACCGCCGACGCCGCCGAACCCGATGCCGAGGTTTCCTTCGTCACCAAGGACCTCGCCACCGTGCTGCCGAAGGCAAAACTCGCGGCCGTGGTCGCGCTCGACGAAATCCTGCTGCGGGTGCGCGACGCCGCAAACTGGCGCGGCGCCGGCGCCGGCGTGCGCTACACCGCGCTCGCCAACGCCACGGCCGACGCCAGCGGCGGCCAACCCGATCTCAAGCTCGCTTATGCCACCGAGGGCAACGTCTCTGATCCCTATGCCGGGTTTGAAACCCGCGTGGTGCCGGAAAACGTCACCCTGCTGGCCAAGACCAAGGAACAGATCACCGGCGGCAATCCCTCCGGCGAACGCGTTCATGTCGTGAAAAAGGGCGATACCGTCACCTCGGTCCTGCGTGATCAGGGCGCCACCCCCGATGAGGCCAAGGCGATCGCGGCCACCCTCGGTCCCCGCGGCCGCGATGGCGGCCTGAAGGAAGGCCAGAAGCTACGGATCCTGATGGCGCCGGCAAGCCCCGGACCCGGGGTCCGGCTGCAGCCCTTTCGCGTGATCGTCGCCAACGACACCACCATCGAAGCCGTCGCCGCGCTGTCGGACATCGGCAAATATGTCGCCGTCGACGTCCAGAGCATGAATACTATCGCCGAGCCCGCCGACAGCAAGGACGACGACGATGATGATGACGGCACCGGCGTCCGGCTCTACCAGAGCATCTACGAGACCGCGCTACGCAACAAGGTGCCGGCAACCGTCATCGAGGACATGATCCGGATCTACTCCTACGACGTCGATTTCCAGCGCAAGGTACAGCCCGGCGACTCCTTCGACGTGTTCTATGCCGGCGAAGACGAAGGCGCGGCGATCACCGAAAAGACCGAGGTGCTGTTCGCGGCCCTCACCGTCGGCGGCGAAACCAAGAAATACTACCGTTTCCAGACCCCCGACGACGCCGTGGTCGACTATTACGACGAGACCGGCAAGAGCGCGAAGAAGTTCCTGGTCCGCAAACCCGTCAACAACGCCATCATGCGCTCGGGCTTCGGCGGAAGGCGCCATCCGATCCTCGGTTACGTCAAGATGCACACCGGCGTCGACTGGGCCACCTCCTACGGCACGCCGATCTTCGCTTCCGGCAACGGCGTGCTCGAAAAGGTCGGCCCCGAGGGCGGCTACGGCAAGTATATCCGCATCAAGCACAACAACGGCTACGAGACCGCCTACGGCCACATGTCGGCCTTCGCCAAGGGCATGGAACCCGGCAAGCGGGTACGGCAGGGCCAGGTAATCGGCTTTGTCGGATCGACCGGCCAGTCGACCGGACCTCACGTCCACTACGAAATTCTGGTCAATGGTCGCTTCGTCGACCCGCTGCGCGTCAAGCTGCCGCGCGGCCGCTCGCTCGAGGGGCCCATGATGGCGGGCTTCGAGAAAGAACGCGATCGCCTCGATGCCCAGATGAGCAACCGCGGCAATGCCGCGCGCGTCTCCGATGCGACCGGTACGGCCGGCGCACCGCCGGTGCGACAGGTCAGCAACCGCTGA
- a CDS encoding SMP-30/gluconolactonase/LRE family protein, translating into MTSRLACSTTVAAIIFCTTTISGASAQTYEVTQLVPGSAFHGVHGLGIDKSGRLFAGSVAGAALYEVDRANGTAKIAIPTPEGMADDIAFAPDGTMAWTGFLTGDLYARKGDGPIKKLASGLSGINSLAYRKDGRLYATTVFLGDALYEIDVEGVKPPRKIMEKMGGLNGFEFGPDDMLYGPLWFKGQVAKVDVDKAELTVVADGFKVPAAVNFDSKGNLWVVDTALGQLVRVDPKSGTKKMVAQLKPSLDNLAIDDKDHIFVSNMADNGIQEVDPETGAAKQVISGKLALPGGIGVVSDGDKDTIYVADVFAYRTVDGTTGEVSEPARMHADGVTLEYPMSATAKGNDVLLSSWFTGTVQVIDRKTGKTTEMLHDFKAPHDAIRLSDGSILVNELGSKSLIRASGEHGKDRTVVIGGLEGPVGLVAGSGGAVYLTEAFSGQVSKVESNGEKTVVAKDLKMPEGIALAPDGKLVVAEVGAKRIVQIDPANGTVTEIAANLPIGLAGAPGGLPTNIPTGVGVGASGVIYFSSDIENAIYKITKK; encoded by the coding sequence ATGACGAGCAGGCTTGCATGCAGCACGACTGTTGCTGCGATTATTTTCTGTACCACCACGATCAGCGGCGCTTCGGCCCAGACCTATGAGGTCACGCAACTCGTCCCCGGTTCGGCTTTCCATGGCGTGCACGGGCTCGGCATCGACAAGTCCGGGCGCCTGTTCGCCGGCAGCGTCGCGGGTGCCGCGCTCTACGAGGTCGATCGCGCCAATGGCACGGCAAAGATTGCGATCCCGACGCCGGAAGGCATGGCCGACGACATCGCTTTCGCCCCCGACGGCACCATGGCGTGGACCGGCTTTCTCACCGGCGACCTCTACGCGCGCAAGGGCGACGGCCCGATCAAGAAGCTCGCCTCGGGGCTATCAGGCATCAACTCGCTCGCCTACCGCAAGGACGGAAGGCTGTATGCGACGACCGTCTTCCTCGGCGACGCCCTCTATGAGATCGACGTCGAGGGCGTCAAACCGCCGCGCAAGATCATGGAGAAGATGGGCGGCCTCAACGGCTTCGAATTCGGGCCGGACGACATGCTGTACGGCCCGTTGTGGTTCAAGGGCCAGGTCGCCAAGGTTGACGTCGACAAGGCCGAACTGACGGTGGTTGCCGACGGCTTCAAGGTTCCGGCGGCGGTCAATTTCGATTCCAAGGGCAATCTCTGGGTGGTCGATACCGCGCTCGGGCAACTGGTTCGGGTCGATCCCAAATCCGGCACCAAGAAGATGGTCGCACAGCTCAAGCCCTCGCTCGACAACCTCGCGATCGACGACAAGGACCACATCTTCGTCTCCAATATGGCCGATAACGGCATTCAGGAGGTCGATCCGGAAACCGGCGCCGCCAAACAGGTAATCTCAGGCAAGCTGGCGCTGCCCGGCGGTATCGGCGTGGTCTCCGACGGGGACAAGGACACCATCTATGTCGCCGACGTATTCGCCTACCGCACCGTCGACGGTACCACCGGCGAAGTCTCCGAGCCCGCCCGCATGCATGCCGACGGCGTGACGCTGGAATATCCGATGAGCGCCACGGCCAAAGGCAACGACGTGCTGCTGTCAAGCTGGTTTACCGGCACGGTGCAGGTGATCGACCGCAAAACCGGCAAGACCACCGAGATGCTGCACGACTTCAAGGCGCCGCATGATGCCATCAGGCTCAGCGACGGCAGCATTCTGGTCAACGAGCTCGGCAGCAAATCGCTGATCCGCGCCTCAGGCGAGCACGGCAAGGACCGCACGGTCGTGATCGGCGGCCTCGAAGGTCCGGTCGGGCTGGTCGCGGGATCCGGCGGCGCGGTCTATCTGACCGAAGCCTTTTCCGGGCAGGTGTCGAAGGTCGAAAGCAACGGCGAGAAGACCGTGGTCGCCAAGGACCTGAAAATGCCGGAAGGCATCGCGCTGGCGCCCGACGGCAAGCTGGTCGTCGCCGAGGTCGGCGCCAAGCGCATCGTCCAGATCGATCCGGCGAACGGCACCGTCACCGAGATCGCCGCCAATCTGCCGATCGGCCTCGCCGGCGCCCCCGGCGGATTGCCGACCAACATCCCGACCGGCGTCGGCGTCGGCGCATCGGGGGTGATCTATTTCTCGTCCGATATCGAAAACGCGATCTACAAGATCACGAAGAAGTAG